The DNA window GACTGCTCCGGCCGATGCTCCTCCAGAGATTTTGAACGAGAAGGCTCGTAGTGCCATGGTCCAACTGTCTGCATCGCTACCCGCATTCCAAAAGATCTATGATGAGGCGACGCAGATCCAGACAGATCATGACCAACTGACCCTTCGGGAGGCCGAAGCAAGGGAGAAACTGGAAACGCTCAAGGCTTCTGTGAAAGCATCTGTTTCGACCTTGACTGCTCGCCGGGACCATGCCAAGGAGTTGAGTGACAAAATCTCAGCCTTGAAGCTCGAGCTGGAGACTGAAGAGAAGGGCATAGGCGAACTTGAAGCTGCCATGGACAAAAGCTTGCTCGAGGGGGTCGGTGTGAAGAAGAGCCGGAATGAGTTGAAACAAAGCCTCGCCAAGATGAAGCCGAAGGTGGATGAAGCCCGGAAGTCTTTTAACACAGTTCGTAGTGAGTTGGGAgatatttttagccatttttagtcTTTTCAAGTTCAGAACAATGTTAATGTTTGTTTGTCTAATTTTGTAATACTTTGAATCGCACTATGTTTTGATCGGCCTGGGGCCGTATCTCGTTTGATTTTGGCTATTTTTCAATGTTTATTCGGCCAGAGAGCCGAAAATTTCACCATTATTCACACCTTGCATTGCTTTCATGTCTacttattttcatattatcggTCCGTAATTAGTCCGATACGAAATGATGttatttattatcaaaaaatgattacaaaatgttgagaaaaacggaggacccgttgaaaaaactcaactaaTATGAACCGCCGAAACGTAAATGGTATTACCAAATGATCGGCGTTCGCATATATTTGCCGAGCTTTCCatgaattttaacaaattatggTGTTGCTCGGCGATAGTTTACAACCAACATTATTCCTTGTCGGCTCTCGACAGCCGTTGGTCGTTATAAAAACTGAGGGTCCGTTGAAACAATTCAACTGTGACAATGAACAGCCGAAGTATCTCGCATAATCGGCTAGAAGCAATATTTAAAAGCGCCGCCGGAATCCACAAAACGAGCATTTCTCCTGACTCGGTGTTTGGCCAAATTTTGCGGCCGCGTCTATTCGTCATCGGCCCCAAACAGCCGTCGGTCGATGCCATCCCAGCAACTAGGAACATACTTTTTTAGGAACTGTCCGTTGATTACCCTGTCATGCTCCTCTCCGTCAATGTTCGCCAGCAAGTAAGCACCGCCTTCTAACTTGTTGATTACAataaaggggccttcccaattcggGCTCCATTTGCCAAGCCGATTATCTTTATGCCCGATAGGCAAGACTGCCTTCCAGACTATGTCGCCCACTGTAAATACTTTTCGTTTTACACGTTTGTTGTATGCCCTCTCGACTCTTCTTTTCTGGGCTTCAAGGTGATCCAATGCTGCTAATCGTTCCTCGTCAAGATCTAAAGCGTCTATCACCATTTTATCGAAGTAGTCGTCATTGGACAGTTGGCTCTGGTATCGGCGACGAGTCGACATGACTGTCAACTCCATTGGCAGCATTGCATCATACCCATATACCAATCGGAACGGCGAGGTCCCAGTAGCCGACTTCTGACTGGTTCTATTCGCCCAAACGGCTTCCGATAAAAGCACGTGCCATTGTCTTGGGTTCTCTTCAATCATCTTTTGGACTATAAGCTTGATGGCTTTGTTGGTGGCTTCGGCCTGTCCGTTAGCTTGAGCGTAGTACGGTGTTGAATGtaacatttttatcttcatttgggaAGCCCACCAACTTATATCGCCTCCTGTGAACATAGTCCCTTGATCTGTAGTTATGGACTCGGGCAAGCCGTGTCGGTGGACGATGTATTCTTTGAAGAACTTGATCACCGCTTCTTGTGTTGGCGACTTTAAAGGTTTAGCTTCGACCCACTTGGTGAAGTAGCAAGTGGCGATAATCACAAAAGTATGACCATCAGACGAGCCGGGGTATACTTTCCCTATCAGGTCGACCGCCCATCCTCTAAATGGCCATGGCTTGATGATGGAGTGCAGGTCTTCGGCCGGGACGTGTTGTATTGGGCCGAATTTCTGACAAGCTTCGCAACCTTTGGCATATCTTATgcagtcttgttccattttcggccaataaaagccgtatttatggatAAGCCACCTCATTCTGGGGCCCGCCTGGTGGGCGCCTGCTATACCTTCGTGTACCTCGGCCATAGCAAGCATCGCCTCTTTTGGACCGATGCATCTGAAGACTAGCCCTTCAAAGCCCTTCTTATATAATTCGCCGGCTCAGACAACGTAATTAAGGGCTAAAGTCCTCAACCTCCTATTCGTGGCGTCTGGTTTTTCGAACCACTTAAGGAGCTCGtccctccaatcttgggtgacGTCCCGCTGGTAAACCGAGAATTGTATTTCGTCGATCGTGATGCCCCCGGTGTGGAGATTCGGTGTTTCCCTCTTTATGGCGTCGAACTCTCGGTTTACCTTGTAACCACTACCGTGCTGAGCTAGGTCGTTTGCAACGCCGTTATCGGCCCTCTCTGTGTATTCTATCCTCGTATCCTGAAAGCCTTCGATCAGGtgtttcgccttgttgcaataccTTATCAACAGCTCGGACTCGCATTTGAATTCTCCTGTCACTTGTTTAATGACTAGCAAAGAATCTCCTTTTACACTGATCGCCCTTGCCCCTAGCTCGGCTAAAATCTCAAAACCGAATatgagggcctcatattctgcctGATTGTTGGTGCACTCGAACTGGAGTCTGAATGACAATTGGTAGGATGCCCCCAAGGGCGTGACGATGTGTACTCCcgcgcctgccccctggcttgtCCTGGATCCGTCGAACCACATCTTCCACACGGCGATGTCGAAGAACGTGACTGTTTCTTCCTTGAGGGTAATACCAGGGTGATCGGCCAAGAAGTCTGCCAACacttgtccttttactgctctttgGGGAACATACACCAATGTGAATTCGGACATTGCAATCGCCCATTTTCCAATCCGATTCCTTAAGTATGGTTTTGATAAGATGtacttaatgatatcggtctgCGACAAAACATACACTACGACCGGCAACATATAGTATCGCAGCTTACAACACGTGAAGTACAGAcatagacacattttttctatgtcggtataaCCAATTTCCGTGTCCGTCAGTCCTCGGCTCAAATAGTAAACTGCTCTCTCGATCCCatcgtcctcttgggcgagcatacatccCAGGGATTCGTGTGCAGCCGATAGGTATAGCAACAAAGGCTTATTCGGCTTTGGAGGAGTCATAACCGGAGGTTTTGCCAAGTAACCTTTCAAATTGTCGAACACCCTCTGTTGCTCGTCCGTCCATACCCACTCATCGGTCTCTTTTCCTCTCagcaaaacactccagctgcAAAGCCGGCCCGCTGTGTTCGCTATGAATcttcttaaaaaattgatttgaccgatgagcctctggagctgcttcttggttttgggtggttcagcattgataatcgccttggctttgttcttgtctatttctactccccgctggtgaaccaagaaacccaagaagtttccagccgaaacgCCGAATGCGCATTTCAGAGGATTCATCTTCAACCCATTACATCGTATACGCTCGAAACCTTGCCGGAGGTCGGCCAGATGAATTTCACCGGTATTTGACTTGATTACGACATCGTCGATTTAGACCTCAAGGCAGTCAAGGCCTCTGAACATTTTTTTCAtcgccctctgatatgttgcccccgcgtttttcaagccgaaaggcattaCTACCCATTCGTACGCTCTGATCGGCCCGGGGCATCTAAAagccgttttggagatgtccTCCTTGCTGATTGGAACTTGGTTGTATCCAGAGTGCGCAtcgaggaaactgagtatcATGTGTCCTGCTGCCCTGTCTATCAGCATATCGGCCACAGGCATCGGGTATTCGTCCTTGGGTGTGGCCGGGTTGAGGTTCCGAAAATCTACGCATACTCGTAGCTTcccgtttttcttcatcactggtgcgatgttagagagccattcggtgtacTGGGCTTCCCGAATAAACTTGGCATCTTCCAGCCGCTTAATCTCATCCTGGATGAGAGTATCCACTTCCCTGGACATTCGCCGAGGAGGttgccgaaatggccgaaaCCCGCTCTTTAATGGAAGCTTATGTTCGGCGATGTCAGGATCAAGGCCCGGCATTTCATCATATGACCAGGCGAAACAGTCGCGGAACTCAATGAGTAGGGCGACCAGTTGCTTTCTGAATCCTTCGTCCAGTCCTGCGTTGATATATATAGGTTTAGGCGATTCATCTGTCCCCAGATTGATTTCGAGGAGGGCGTCCTGTACTTGGGCGGGATCATCTTATAACTTCCCGGTTGCCAATCGTATGTCCCCGATCCGCAATGATCCTGTTGGGTCTTGATCTTGGTCCTCAtagatgcattcggccgatgTAATATCATACAGCGAGGTTAACTGCCTAATTTTCTCCCTCAACTCTTTATGTCGTGCTAtcattttgaatctttgaggatggtggatcggcctttgcccccgaGGGTCACTGATACCGGCCGATCCGAGTTAACAAGCAAGCGAGGAACGCTCGTCTCTCCTTTCGAactaagggattgtatgttgcgcaCCTCCTCATCGTATAAACGTGCTTCGAGTACGTTATGGTCCTCGCCGAAGGGGTTGGGGTCACCCTGCACAACTTCGGCCTCGCCGTCATCTCGCCATATGAAGAGCATTTGATGCATAGTCGACGGTATACACatgttggagtgtatccaatcgcggccgagcaaaatgttgtagttgctccgggGGTTGACTacgaaaaacccttcttcggtttctaCTCGCCCTACCTTGATTCTGAGGGTGATGTACCCCTCGGCTGGCGTTTCGCCCCCTGCGAAGTCAGTCATGTAAACATCGGTCGGGTCAAGCTGATCCCGCGTTAGGCCCAGTTTTTTGAGCATTTTCGCCGGTAGTATGTTGACGCCAGCCCCGTTATCAATGAGGACTCTGTTAATTGATACCCCGTTCAAATCGGCCTTGATGTACAGTGGCCAAATGTGCCTAGTCATCCTTGTTGGAGGTTTGCTAAGGGATACTACCGCGGTATCATCGGCGCTATCTCCTTCCGGTACGATTACATCGCCTTCCAACGTTGCCTTCTGCCCCGGTTTACTTCTGTATGAGTTGGGGAGCGTGACCACTTTTACTCCGTATTCGTCCTTTACCACCGGGACCCAGGCTTTCAACACGCCCTTCTTGTGCGAGACGACGACCCCGCGGTCTTTGGGCAATCTTGCTTTAAGCTGGCCACCGTGGTGTGATACGAGTACGTCCTTGTAGGACGATCGGCCACTGGAACCTTCGTCATCCTCGTGAACTACTGCCGTAACGGACACATCGGCCGCTTGTTTTTCGCCCTTCGGCATCCATACCTTCCTTACCTTAGCATTTCGCCTATCAGGTGATTTGGTATCCGCATCGTCCTGGTTCCTTGCCCCCAGTCTCTCGGCTATTGGCCTATTTCCGTGCTGCTCTCTGGGAGCCGATTCTGCCCCGTGATTCGCCCGCGACTCTTGTCgcagcctttgcattcgcctcttctgggtttttgtcatacgaggggtctcctccgttggccgaaatatcCTCTTGAATACGTTAGTGGTAGGCCTCCGCTGTGGctcatgcctctgccactgCTCTGTGGGCGATCTCggtttaaaggtcttgggatgcttcctcgtgtTCTCGCCTCCTTTGACCTTAAAACACGTACTGCATGATGGGCAAGTCATATCTGCAGTGGGCGAGCTGTATCGCTTCCTCTTCTGTTGCTGAGGTCGCCCTTTCTCTCCTCGCCACTTTGAACCGTCGGTCTCTACTCTCGGCTTGGGCCTTTTGGGGTTCCACTTGCTTTATATCTGCCCTTGCTCTAGGTAGCTATCAAAGTGAGGCTGAACTGTGTTAATAGACACGTATTTAGCATCGGCCTCTTTCTTCGTTGGGAACAGAAGTTTCCCTTCGTTGATCGCCTTCTGGATCACGTTTCTGAAATTTACGCAATTGTTCGTGCTGTGCCTCCAGGAATTGTGGTACTTGCAATAATCTTTACCGACCAGCTC is part of the Mercurialis annua linkage group LG3, ddMerAnnu1.2, whole genome shotgun sequence genome and encodes:
- the LOC126672457 gene encoding uncharacterized protein LOC126672457 → MRIRRFGWKLLGWSVLLRGKETDEWVWTDEQQRVFDNLKGYLAKPPVMTPPKPNKPLLLYLSAAHESLGCMLAQEDDGIERAVYYLSRGLTDTEIGYTDIEKMCLCLYFTCCKLRYYMLPVVVYVLSQTDIIKYILSKPYLRNRIGKWAIAMSEFTLVYVPQRAVKGQVLADFLADHPGITLKEETVTFFDIAVWKMWFDGSRTSQGAGAGVHIVTPLGASYQLSFRLQFECTNNQAEYEALIFGFEILAELGARAISVKGDSLLVIKQVTGEFKCESELLIRYCNKAKHLIEGFQDTRIEYTERADNGVANDLAQHGSGYKVNREFDAIKRETPNLHTGGITIDEIQFSVYQRDVTQDWRDELLKWFEKPDATNRRLRTLALNYVV